gaagtctccgcatttctgccgtcgacgtccatattgaagatcgctttccggacggatgccggcgctctcacaaactcactaacaacagaacttccggtccgtgcgcccaatgaaacgtggccctcgtgatttcgtcacgcacacggaaattggcggatgtccactgcaaagaggctagatttcggccccgattgcgcgagttgatggggaaaagcgaagccggttttcagctccctgtttggcaaactttgcctccgcgcacagccaaaatatttcgcgtgtggctcggaggcatattataccttcgtaatagatgcaaacgaaatatttgtcgaacttctggtcagagtccctttaatgtgGTCTTATCATCTCTGCCACAGCTGCTGCCAAAGAATGTACATATTACCATCTACGCTGATGATATATGTTTGTGGGGCTCCGGAGTGCAGATGCCTGCGCTACAAAAACGTCTTCAAAATGCGCTAGACGTAACTGAAGGCTTCTTAATGCAGAGAGGAATGGACATCTCAGCAGAGAAGACGGTGTTCCTTCCATTCACCCGAAAGAAATTGAAGCATTTTCAGTTGCATCTAAATGGGCAACGAGTAACAAGAGTATCTCACCATCGCTTTCTGGGAGTAATCATCGACGCACAACTCTCATGGGCTGCTCATGTCAAATATATAAAAGGAAGAGCCGATGCGAGAAGCAACGTGTTGCGTCATACCGCAGGTTCTCACTGGGGAATGTCGACCAGATCCCTATTGGCCATACACAGAGCTCTCATTCGGCAGATGATTGCATTCCACCTTCCGGTGTTACATGGTATATCTGACACATCAGAGCGAACACTGCACAGTGCACTAGCCAAGGGCCTGAAGATATGTCTTGGAGTACCGTGCACCACTTCTAATATTCTAACCACAATAGAATCCCGAGAACTTTCGCTCGCTGTGCTGCGGACACAGGAATCAGTGCGTCATTATGCGCGGCTAAGCACGTCACACTACGAATACCCGCTTGCACTACAATTAGTCAACCGAAAATCGAATTTTTCAAATGTCATCGCTCAACACCACCGAACAATTCCTAAGGCGCAAAGACAGGAAACGGCGCTGCATCCTCCATGGACATTTATACCCCCGGTAGTTTGCACGTCCGTACCAGGTTTGCAAAAAAGAGCACATCGCCCAACCTTGGTGATCCGACAGTACTGCCTTGCCGCACTGGACAATCACAAGAACAGGACGGCGATTTTTACTGACGGCTCGACGACGACCTCAGGATCTGCATCTGCATTTGTGGGAGCAGAGCATAGTAGGGAAGGGATCGCGAGACTATCGCATCGCACGTCGTTAACCATGGCTGAATTAGTTGCGATTAAAATGGCAATAGATTATATAGGCACAAAGGAGCTACCGGCTCAGTGGGTTATctactgcgactccaaggctGGACTTGAAGCTATACAATCGTTCTTGACTGGCGGACGTATTAATCCAGTTGTTCACGACATACTGAAAGAATATGCAAGATCGTACATCGCCGGTCATGACGTCCTCATCCAGTGGATACCTAGCCACATTGGCATACCGGGTAATGAGGCCGCAGACAAATTAGCGGACGTAGCACATCTTTCGTCAACAAACTATGTGGTGCCATTTTTGAAGGCAGACGTGAAATCGCTACTTCAGTCCATTTCAAGAGCAGGTATGGAGGAACAGTGGCAGGAAGCTGATCGCCGATCATCTCTCCTCTTCAAGATCGACCCGGAAGGGAAATACAGGTTCCCATCCGGTACACGGAGGCCCATTGAGACGCTGCTGCATCGTTTTCGGTTGAATGTCCCGTACGGTCAACAGTTCCTCCACAAGATTGGGCGGGCAGACTCTGCAGACTGTTCAGTGTGTGCGAcagtggaggacactgagcacattctCCTGCATTGTACAAAGTATGCTCCACAAAGGGCTAGGTTGATGTATACCCTCGACCGCCTGGACAACAGGCGTTTCGACGTGGTGAAAGTGCTCGGACTGTGGGACCCAAGAAAGCGAGACACTGTCTTTGCGGCACTTGAGAACTTCCTTGTGAGCTGCGGCATGGAACTCATATTTTAGGATTTTGTGCGAGTGCCTCTATCAGTGTGTATCTTTGTAGTGTGTATCTTTCCAttagtgtgtatctgtttctctgcatgttctagcagtgatggccactaactacgtctacagtagtttaactataactactaactactttgtgattgagtagtttaactagtagttcaactacttttcaggggagtagttaaaactacctttttaactactgcaatgtagtttaactacatctataactacctaaagttgtccaccaacaccaatcccttgtagtgttcttggacacctaaatatcaATCACatgcaataataaactttggctcaagccattgctacgatcgtcaaatacaaagcttgcggcgggattctttctatgcctacgcgataaactaagttgcagaattatttcacagcatatgaggcttcactagacaagcattaaaagtagaGGTAtgcaaatattcgaaatttcgaaatttgcgatattcgattcgtaagTTTTCCAATATTCGTAAAAGTTCGAATAtgtattcgatttttttttcgcatatcaGAACAGCTTATTCCGAAGCTGTTTCGGGCTGCGCactggaatttgtacgttgTGGCGACGAACATgaatagtagaacagctgcaaagcgacGCGCGGAGCTTCCCAGGTACGCTCGTTTGCGAATGCGTCGCTATACGTtcggtaaccgaaaccgaaactagtacgGAGTTGTGTGCGGTCGCCATTTTAGAGTCCGCCCCAGCGAAACCCGAGACCGCGGTACGTTTCATACATCGTCAGCACTGTCGCGGCTTTAGTGGATTGCTAGCGAACGCTGAACAATGAGGCCTAAAGTTCGGTGAAATTACGgttaaatatcgaaatttttttgacgttgagctgaacaccgctgttcaGCGTCCAACTGCATGCATAGCCAAAACCTGCGTTTCGAATGcgtctttttcggtttcgttttgtgGTTGTCAGCGATATATGATAGACTCATGGTCGGGTGCGATGACGGCGATAATCGAGGAGTGGGACGTGTTGATAATTCGACATAGTTTCTCCAACTCCGGCGCTCTGCGACCGTATGAAAGCGCAAACTAGGGCGACAGTAAcgctgcagtcatttgaaactgcgctagctgttgttacagatgatagcaagacgcatatatagccttaaagggagactccgcaccaaaaacgtgttgaggtaacagtgcgacatcaatccgtatcgtatgatatttcagtgaacacaatttcacaaccccaagtggcccagatgattagaaaatgaatattttccttcgagtgattaggcgctcctccacggaaaagcagtccagcaacactgtgcttcacctcaccggtattcctcgtgtacggctttctgtaggttttgctgttaccgctggcgaatatcTTAGagcgaaatcgaggaagcagacgacTGGTCATCCACGCGACACGAAGAActtacaaagcgcgtgcccgaaaaacagccggtggcccacacgagactaccggtgacgtcacgcatggtacaggaggtagtagacggaaccttcagaagt
This portion of the Ornithodoros turicata isolate Travis chromosome 3, ASM3712646v1, whole genome shotgun sequence genome encodes:
- the LOC135389340 gene encoding uncharacterized protein LOC135389340; amino-acid sequence: MAELVAIKMAIDYIGTKELPAQWVIYCDSKAGLEAIQSFLTGGRINPVVHDILKEYARSYIAGHDVLIQWIPSHIGIPGNEAADKLADVAHLSSTNYVVPFLKADVKSLLQSISRAGMEEQWQEADRRSSLLFKIDPEGKYRFPSGTRRPIETLLHRFRLNVPYGQQFLHKIGRADSADCSVCATVEDTEHILLHCTKYAPQRARLMYTLDRLDNRRFDVVKVLGLWDPRKRDTVFAALENFLVSCGMELIF